A region of Paramormyrops kingsleyae isolate MSU_618 chromosome 17, PKINGS_0.4, whole genome shotgun sequence DNA encodes the following proteins:
- the med17 gene encoding mediator of RNA polymerase II transcription subunit 17, with protein MSGGPAVRVSIESSCEKQVQEVSLDGLETYVPPLSMSQNLAKLAQRIDFSQGSDSEEEGTEGEHREHEWVKQEPEEDDATVKFQPSLWPWDSVRNNLRSALTEMCVLYDVLNVVKQKKYMTLDPVSQDPMAGKAPQVLQLISKKKALATAAQLLQKGAEKLSKSVAENQENRRQRDFNSELLRLRSQWKLRKVGDKILGDLSYRSAGSLFPHHGTFEVIKNTDIDLDKKIPEDYCPLNVQIPSDLEGSAYIKVSIQKQAPDIGDLGTVNLFRRQPKPKAGTQPWHVKLEAAQNVLLCKEIFAQLSREAVQIKSQIPHIVVKNQIISQPFPGLQLSVSLCHFTGDKRNSKASPERQKADDHLYVLEHNLHQLMREFHKQTLSSVVMPHPASAPFGHKRLRLAGPMAYDKAEIASLQQGEGLLEKIIKQAKHIFLRSRTARTIDNLASRIEDPQIQAHWSNINDVYESSVKVLITSQGYEQICKSIQLQLNIGVEQIRVVHRDGRVITLSHQEQELQDFLLSQMSQHQVHAVQQLAKVMGWHVLSFSNHVGLGPIESIGNASAITVASSNGEYAISVRNGPESGCKVLVQFPRNQCKELPKGDVIQDAKWNHLRGPFKEVNWSKMEGRNFVYKMELLMAALTPCP; from the exons ATGTCGGGTGGTCCAGCAGTACGTGTAAGCATCGAGTCCTCCTGCGAGAAGCAGGTCCAGGAGGTCTCCTTGGACGGCTTGGAGACGTACGTCCCACCCCTGTCCATGTCTCAAAACCTAGCCAAGCTCGCCCAGCGCATTGACTTCAGCCAGGGATCCGACTCGGAGGAGGAGGGGACTGAAGGCGAGCACCGGGAGCATGAGTGGGTGAAGCAGGAGCCTGAGGAGGACGATG CCACAGTGAAGTTCCAGCCTtcactgtggccctgggacTCTGTGCGGAACAACCTGCGGAGCGCGCTGACCGAGATGTGCGTGCTCTACGATGTCCTGAACGTCGTCAAGCAGAAGAAGTACATGACCCTGGATCCGGTCTCCCAGGACCCAATGGCTGGGAAG GCCCCTCAGGTGCTGCAGCTGATTAGCAAGAAGAAAGCTCTGGCCACTGCGGCACAGTTACTGCAGAAAGGGGCAGAGAAGCTCAGCAAGTCTGTGGCGGAGAACCAGGAGAACCGGCGCCAGAGGGACTTCAACTCAGAGCTCCTCCGTTTGCGCTCCCAGTGGAAGCTCCGGAAGGTGGGAGACAAGATCCTGGGGGACCTGAGCTACCGCAGCGCAG GGTCTTTGTTCCCTCATCACGGTACATTTGAAGTAATCAAAAACACAGACATTGACCTGGATAAGAAGATCCCTGAGGATTACTGTCCTCTGAATGTGCAGATTCCCAGTGATCTGGAGGGATCTGCCTACATTAAG GTTTCGATTCAGAAACAGGCCCCTGACATTGGTGACCTTGGTACCGTGAATCTCTTCAGACGGCAGCCGAAACCAAAagcag GAACCCAGCCCTGGCACGTGAAGCTTGAGGCAGCGCAGAATGTCCTGCTCTGTAAGGAGATTTTCGCCCAGCTGTCCCGGGAAGCTGTTCAGATCAAGTCACAGATTCCACACATTGTGGTGAAGAATCAGATAATTTCTCAGCCTTTTCCAG GCCTGCAGCTCTCAGTTTCACTGTGCCACTTCACGGGGGACAAGAGGAACTCAAAGGCCTCTCCTGAGAGGCAAAAGGCAGATGATCACCTCTATGTTCTAGAACACAACTTGCACCAGCTCATGAGAGAG TTCCACAAGCAGACCCTGAGCTCCGTGGTAATGCCACACCCAGCCAGTGCCCCCTTTGGGCACAAGCGCCTGCGGCTAGCGGGGCCCATGGCCTACGACAAGGCCGAGATAGCCTCTTTGCAGCAGGGCGAGGGTCTCCTGGAGAAGATCATCAAGCAGGCCAAGCACATCTTCCTCCGAAGCAG AACCGCACGCACCATCGACAACCTGGCCAGCCGCATAGAGGACCCTCAGATACAGGCCCACTGGTCCAACATCAACGACGTCTACGAGTCCAGCGTCAAGGTGCTCATTACCTCACAGGGGTATGAGCAGATCTGCAA GTCTATTCAGCTGCAGCTGAACATTGGGGTGGAGCAGATCCGGGTTGTCCATCGGGATGGCCGGGTCATCACACTGTCCCATCAAGAACAGGAGCTGCAGGACTTCCTTCTGTCTCAG ATGTCCCAGCACCAGGTCCACGCCGTGCAGCAGCTGGCCAAGGTGATGGGCTGGCATGTGCTCAGCTTCAGCAACCACGTGGGCCTGGGTCCCATCGAGAGCATCGGCAACGCGTCCGCCATCACCGTGGCCTCCTCCAACGGGGAGTACGCCAT CTCAGTGCGCAATGGACCGGAGAGCGGCTGTAAGGTTCTGGTCCAGTTCCCTCGGAATCAGTGCAAGGAGCTGCCAAAGGGTGACGTGATCCAGGATGCCAAGTGGAACCACCTGCGCGGCCCCTTCAAGGAGGTGAATTGGAGCAAGATGGAGGGACGCAATTTTGTCTACAAGATGGAGCTCCTAATGGCCGCACTCACGCCCTGCCCGTAG